The proteins below come from a single Rhizobium lentis genomic window:
- a CDS encoding ABC transporter ATP-binding protein, producing MTQPLLSVRNLTIDYIGEEKDFRAVDDVSFDVAPGEVFGLAGESGCGKSTIAFAISRLHKPPALIRRDSRILLDGRDVLGLDRQALAAFRWREVAMVFQSAMNSLNPVLRIERQFYDVLRAHKNVSRAEARERTAEMLRLVDIAPDRMRDYPHQFSGGMRQRIVIAICMALDPKLVVMDEPTTALDVVVQREILQRINELRRSFGFSVLFITHDLGLMVQFCDRIGIMLAGKLVEQNGAEAIYRTPKHAYTKKLWASFPSLHGGVLL from the coding sequence GTGACGCAGCCGCTGCTTTCGGTGAGGAATCTTACCATCGACTATATCGGCGAGGAGAAGGATTTCCGCGCCGTCGACGATGTCAGCTTCGACGTCGCACCCGGCGAAGTCTTCGGCCTTGCCGGCGAATCCGGCTGTGGCAAGAGCACCATCGCCTTCGCCATCAGCCGGCTACACAAGCCGCCGGCGCTGATCCGTAGGGACAGTCGCATCCTGCTCGACGGACGCGACGTGCTCGGCCTCGACCGGCAGGCGCTCGCCGCGTTCCGCTGGCGCGAAGTCGCCATGGTTTTCCAGAGCGCGATGAACTCGCTGAACCCCGTGCTGCGCATCGAGAGGCAGTTCTACGACGTGCTGCGCGCCCATAAGAATGTGAGCCGCGCGGAAGCCCGCGAGCGCACCGCCGAGATGCTGAGACTGGTCGACATCGCGCCGGACCGCATGCGCGACTATCCGCACCAGTTTTCCGGCGGCATGCGCCAGCGCATCGTCATCGCCATCTGCATGGCGCTCGATCCGAAACTCGTCGTCATGGACGAGCCGACGACGGCGCTCGACGTCGTCGTTCAGCGCGAGATTCTGCAGCGCATCAACGAACTGCGCCGCAGTTTCGGCTTCTCCGTCCTGTTCATCACCCACGATCTCGGGCTGATGGTGCAATTCTGCGACCGCATCGGCATCATGCTCGCAGGCAAGCTCGTCGAACAGAACGGTGCCGAGGCGATCTACCGGACGCCGAAGCACGCCTACACGAAGAAGCTCTGGGCCTCCTTTCCCTCGCTTCACGGAGGCGTGCTGCTATGA
- a CDS encoding ABC transporter ATP-binding protein, whose product MSNAILALDKVTKTFGHGASAVHAARSISFSLHAGRALALVGESGSGKTTCARMAMREYQPTSGQILFKGRPVEGARAEEIARYRRSVQMIFQDPFASLNPAHTIAHHLRRPLKLHRPEIKGSDIDVTIRGMLQRVRLDPDLVAPKYPHELSGGQRQRVNIARALAVKPEVIVADEPTSMLDVSVRLGVLNLLNEMKQEMNLGLLYITHDIATARYVAEDIAVMYAGQIVEWGSTASVIDNPLHPYTRLLLSAVPDPDVRFDDPKARLRPDEVDDVRRRSAAPQDNIVEVEPDHFMRMI is encoded by the coding sequence ATGAGCAATGCCATCCTCGCCCTGGACAAGGTGACGAAGACCTTCGGCCATGGCGCATCAGCCGTTCATGCTGCCCGCTCGATCTCGTTTTCGCTGCATGCCGGCCGGGCATTGGCGCTCGTCGGCGAATCCGGCAGCGGCAAGACCACCTGCGCCCGCATGGCGATGCGCGAATATCAGCCGACATCGGGGCAGATCCTCTTTAAAGGCCGTCCGGTGGAAGGGGCGAGAGCAGAGGAGATCGCTCGCTATCGCCGCTCGGTGCAGATGATCTTCCAGGACCCTTTCGCCTCGCTCAACCCGGCGCATACCATCGCCCATCATCTCAGGCGACCGCTGAAGCTGCACCGGCCGGAGATCAAGGGAAGCGATATCGACGTCACAATCCGCGGAATGCTGCAGCGCGTCAGGCTCGATCCCGATCTCGTCGCTCCTAAATATCCCCACGAGCTCTCCGGCGGCCAGCGCCAGCGCGTGAACATCGCCCGCGCCCTTGCCGTCAAGCCGGAGGTGATCGTGGCGGACGAACCGACCTCAATGCTCGACGTCTCGGTGCGCCTCGGGGTGCTCAACCTGTTGAACGAAATGAAGCAGGAGATGAATCTCGGGCTGCTCTACATCACCCATGACATCGCCACCGCGCGCTATGTCGCGGAGGACATCGCGGTGATGTATGCCGGCCAGATCGTCGAATGGGGCAGCACCGCCAGCGTGATCGACAATCCGCTGCACCCCTATACAAGACTGCTGCTTTCGGCCGTGCCCGATCCCGATGTCCGCTTCGACGATCCGAAGGCACGCCTCAGGCCCGATGAGGTCGACGACGTCCGCCGCCGTTCCGCCGCACCGCAGGACAATATCGTCGAAGTGGAACCGGATCATTTCATGCGGATGATCTAA
- a CDS encoding spermidine synthase, which translates to MLPWIQLDSATIPGEGGELRLKQRGSEFSIMLGANELMNSRLSGSEEALATLSWERIRTHQKPGILIGGLGMGFTLRAALAVLPEDAGVTVAELVPAVIAWARGPMAEVFKGCLDDPRVGIHQGDVGEAIRAGKVAYDAILLDVDNGPDGLTRKSNDRLYDFAGLRAARDALRPGGVLAVWSSGPDPDFTRRLKDSGFAVDVVNTRANRKRGARHVIWLAVKPAR; encoded by the coding sequence ATGCTGCCCTGGATCCAGCTCGATTCCGCGACCATTCCCGGCGAAGGCGGCGAACTCAGGCTGAAGCAGCGCGGCAGCGAATTCTCGATCATGCTCGGCGCCAACGAGTTGATGAACAGCCGCCTCAGCGGTTCGGAGGAAGCGCTGGCGACCCTGTCCTGGGAACGGATCAGGACGCATCAGAAACCGGGGATCTTGATCGGCGGGCTTGGCATGGGCTTTACCCTGCGCGCCGCCCTTGCCGTCCTTCCCGAGGATGCCGGCGTCACCGTCGCCGAACTGGTGCCGGCTGTTATCGCCTGGGCGCGCGGGCCGATGGCGGAGGTCTTCAAGGGCTGCCTCGACGACCCACGCGTCGGCATCCATCAGGGCGATGTCGGCGAGGCGATCCGCGCCGGCAAGGTCGCCTATGACGCGATCCTGCTCGATGTCGACAACGGCCCGGACGGGCTGACCCGCAAATCCAATGATCGGCTCTATGATTTCGCCGGCCTGCGCGCCGCCCGCGACGCGTTGCGCCCCGGCGGCGTGCTCGCCGTCTGGTCATCCGGTCCCGATCCGGATTTCACCCGCCGTCTCAAGGATAGCGGCTTTGCCGTCGACGTCGTCAATACCCGCGCCAACCGCAAGCGCGGCGCCCGCCACGTGATCTGGCTGGCCGTCAAACCGGCCCGCTGA
- a CDS encoding HpcH/HpaI aldolase family protein, whose amino-acid sequence MSAAEIDGFADRMRKHQGGMISAWVGIPDAMLVNHLAQEAFDAVVLDMQHGMWDMPSAANAVAQARLAGKPAIARIPVGDFASASRLLDAGASGIIAPMINSAEDARALVRTTKYPPLGERSWGPSLALNHTGLSADAYLKSANELTVAIAMVETRAALDAIDGILGVTGIDGIFVGPADLSIALSNGDQVAPNAAEIDSAMQHAVARCRDHGKFACAYAGDGERAGELLKFGFDLVIAGAETVQLRAGARRAINAARRIASGG is encoded by the coding sequence ATGAGCGCAGCTGAAATCGATGGCTTTGCCGACCGGATGAGGAAGCACCAGGGCGGCATGATTTCCGCCTGGGTCGGCATCCCCGACGCCATGCTCGTCAACCATCTGGCGCAAGAAGCTTTCGATGCCGTCGTGCTCGATATGCAGCACGGTATGTGGGATATGCCGTCGGCTGCAAACGCGGTTGCTCAGGCGCGCCTTGCGGGCAAGCCGGCCATCGCGCGCATTCCCGTCGGCGATTTCGCCTCCGCCTCGCGACTGCTCGATGCCGGCGCCTCCGGCATCATCGCGCCGATGATCAATTCGGCCGAAGATGCGAGAGCGCTGGTCAGGACGACGAAATATCCGCCGCTCGGCGAGCGCAGCTGGGGGCCGTCTTTGGCGCTGAACCATACTGGTCTCTCGGCTGACGCCTATCTCAAGAGCGCCAACGAGCTCACCGTCGCCATTGCCATGGTCGAGACCCGCGCTGCCCTCGATGCGATCGACGGCATTCTTGGCGTCACCGGTATCGACGGCATTTTCGTCGGCCCCGCTGACCTTTCGATTGCGCTGTCGAACGGCGACCAGGTGGCGCCGAACGCTGCCGAGATCGACAGCGCGATGCAGCATGCGGTCGCGCGGTGCCGGGACCACGGCAAATTCGCCTGCGCCTATGCCGGCGACGGCGAGCGGGCCGGCGAGCTCTTGAAATTCGGCTTCGATCTGGTCATCGCCGGCGCCGAGACCGTGCAATTGCGCGCCGGCGCCCGCCGGGCGATCAACGCCGCCCGCAGGATCGCTTCCGGCGGTTGA
- a CDS encoding choline sulfate utilization transcriptional regulator: MSERPPELGWMRLFVEVARLGSFSAAATLLGLTQPAVSYQIRRLEEQFGVSLLRRQHRGVELTAEGERLLAVTAKAVGEIDALARSFRAEAQTPIVRLRTDYAFSALWLIPRMENFRHLHPETDMQIVATQRLAAGFRDEADVAVVFGTRAEFAAVGTLLLPERVVPVCTRGFLDRSGPFDDPGELAKARLLHLDAPLPSPWFDWRSYFAEFSVLRDINAGRGDISFNTYSLVIQAALSGQGVAIGWMSLVDTLLSTRMLVEAGPPLEAPDRGYWLVPPRSPNVHSERLSAWLADEVKKND; the protein is encoded by the coding sequence ATGTCGGAACGCCCGCCTGAGCTTGGATGGATGCGCCTTTTCGTTGAAGTCGCGCGATTGGGCAGTTTTTCCGCGGCTGCAACGCTTCTCGGGCTGACTCAGCCCGCCGTCAGCTACCAGATTCGCCGGCTGGAAGAACAGTTCGGTGTCAGCCTGCTGCGCCGCCAGCATCGTGGGGTCGAACTGACCGCTGAAGGCGAGCGGCTTCTCGCGGTAACCGCCAAAGCGGTCGGCGAGATCGATGCGCTCGCCCGCAGTTTCCGGGCCGAGGCCCAAACACCGATCGTCAGGCTCAGAACCGATTATGCTTTCTCGGCTCTTTGGCTGATCCCGCGCATGGAGAACTTTCGCCATCTGCATCCGGAAACGGACATGCAGATCGTTGCGACGCAGAGGCTTGCGGCCGGGTTTCGCGACGAGGCCGATGTGGCGGTGGTTTTCGGTACGCGGGCGGAATTCGCAGCAGTCGGCACGCTTCTGTTGCCGGAAAGAGTGGTGCCGGTCTGTACGCGTGGATTCCTCGATCGCAGCGGTCCCTTCGACGATCCAGGAGAACTGGCCAAGGCAAGGCTGCTCCATCTCGACGCGCCGCTGCCATCGCCCTGGTTCGACTGGCGCAGCTATTTTGCCGAATTCTCCGTCCTGCGCGACATCAATGCCGGCCGCGGCGATATCAGCTTCAATACCTACTCCCTGGTTATCCAGGCTGCTCTGAGCGGGCAGGGCGTGGCGATCGGCTGGATGAGTCTCGTCGATACGCTTCTTTCGACACGCATGCTTGTCGAAGCCGGCCCGCCGCTGGAGGCGCCCGACCGCGGTTATTGGCTGGTGCCGCCGCGGTCTCCAAACGTTCACAGCGAGAGGCTCAGCGCCTGGCTGGCGGATGAGGTGAAGAAAAATGATTAG
- the betC gene encoding choline-sulfatase yields the protein MARPNILILMVDQLNGTLFPDGPADFLHAPHLKSLAERSVRFANTYTASPLCAPARASFMSGQLPSRTRVYDNAAEFASDIPTYAHHLRAAGYQTALSGKMHFVGPDQLHGFEERLTTDIYPADFGWTPDYTKPGERIDWWYHNLGSVTGAGVAEITNQMEYDDEVAYHATRKLYDLSRGHDERPWCLTVSFTHPHDPYVARRKFWDLYEDCPALEPAVAPIAYDRQDPHSQRLMKACDHDAFDINREQIRRARRGYFANISYVDEKIGEILGVLERSRMADNTIILFVSDHGDMLGDRGLWFKMNFFEGSARVPLMIAAPGWTPRRIDQPVSTLDVTPTLAGLVGIDIAALKPWTEGEDLAALAGGTGSRGPVPMEYAAEGSEAPLVCLRDGRYKLSLCEKDPPMLFDLEADPCEMHNLASDPSHAEILARLTEQARRRWNLADFDAAVRESQARRWVVYAALRNGAYYPWDYQPLQKASERYMRNHMDLNVLEESQRFPRQE from the coding sequence ATGGCGCGCCCCAATATCCTTATCCTGATGGTAGATCAGCTGAATGGGACCCTCTTTCCCGACGGCCCCGCCGATTTCCTTCACGCGCCGCATCTGAAATCCTTGGCCGAGCGCTCCGTGCGTTTTGCCAACACCTATACGGCAAGCCCGCTCTGCGCACCGGCGCGGGCCTCCTTCATGTCCGGACAACTGCCGAGCCGGACGCGCGTCTACGACAATGCCGCCGAATTCGCCTCCGACATCCCGACCTATGCGCATCATTTACGCGCCGCCGGTTACCAGACAGCACTTTCCGGCAAGATGCATTTCGTCGGCCCCGACCAGTTGCACGGTTTCGAGGAGCGCCTGACGACGGACATTTACCCGGCCGATTTCGGCTGGACGCCCGACTATACCAAGCCCGGCGAGCGCATAGACTGGTGGTATCACAATCTCGGTTCGGTGACGGGTGCCGGCGTTGCCGAGATCACCAACCAGATGGAATATGACGACGAGGTCGCCTATCACGCCACGCGCAAGCTCTACGATCTCTCGCGTGGCCATGACGAGCGCCCCTGGTGCCTCACCGTCAGCTTCACCCACCCGCACGACCCCTATGTCGCGCGCCGCAAATTCTGGGACCTTTATGAGGATTGCCCGGCTCTTGAGCCGGCGGTTGCGCCGATCGCCTATGATCGGCAGGACCCGCACTCGCAGCGCCTGATGAAAGCCTGCGACCACGATGCTTTCGACATCAACCGCGAACAGATCCGGCGGGCCAGGCGCGGCTATTTTGCCAATATCTCCTATGTCGACGAAAAGATCGGTGAGATTCTCGGCGTCCTGGAACGCAGCCGCATGGCCGACAACACGATCATCCTCTTCGTGTCCGACCATGGCGACATGCTCGGCGATCGCGGTCTCTGGTTCAAGATGAACTTCTTCGAAGGATCAGCCCGCGTTCCGCTGATGATCGCAGCACCTGGCTGGACGCCGAGGCGTATCGACCAGCCAGTCTCCACCCTCGACGTCACGCCGACACTCGCCGGCCTCGTCGGGATCGATATCGCCGCGTTGAAACCCTGGACCGAGGGTGAGGATCTCGCGGCGCTTGCCGGAGGCACCGGCAGCCGCGGCCCCGTGCCGATGGAATATGCCGCCGAGGGTTCCGAAGCGCCGCTCGTCTGCCTCCGGGACGGGCGCTACAAGCTGTCGCTCTGCGAGAAAGACCCTCCGATGCTGTTCGATCTCGAGGCCGACCCCTGCGAAATGCACAATCTGGCAAGCGATCCCTCGCATGCGGAAATCTTGGCGCGTCTCACCGAACAGGCACGTCGCCGATGGAACCTCGCGGATTTCGATGCGGCCGTGCGCGAAAGTCAGGCGCGTCGCTGGGTGGTTTATGCGGCTCTCCGTAACGGCGCCTATTATCCCTGGGACTACCAGCCGCTGCAGAAAGCCTCTGAGCGCTACATGCGCAATCACATGGATCTGAATGTGCTGGAGGAAAGCCAGAGGTTTCCCCGCCAGGAATAG
- a CDS encoding sugar phosphate isomerase/epimerase family protein, with product MQQLLQNGRFAVSTWSLHRLLGAVHAYSPDPGKSAAPKEPYGPGAAALIDVPAALAARGIHRLEICSFHLPSLETGYLNELRDAMAASNVLFQTLLVEDGDPSHPETAERDVEWMARWIDIAAALGAERMRVIAGKQKPTEENLARAARHLNWLADKAEGSGVRVVVENWFDLLPSPVEMNWLLDRLDGKVGLNGDLGNWSAPAKYEGLADIMRRAEICHAKAEYGAAGLDGDDYRRCLEMCERAGYAGPFTLIYDSPFFPDEWDGILLQKQFIEGFLREAPARKTG from the coding sequence ATGCAGCAGCTTTTGCAGAACGGACGCTTCGCGGTTTCGACATGGTCACTGCACCGGCTGCTCGGGGCCGTTCATGCCTACAGCCCTGATCCCGGCAAAAGCGCTGCGCCCAAAGAACCCTATGGCCCCGGTGCCGCGGCGCTGATCGACGTCCCGGCCGCGCTCGCGGCGCGCGGCATCCACCGGCTGGAGATCTGTTCCTTCCATCTGCCGAGTCTCGAAACTGGCTACCTCAACGAGCTGCGCGACGCAATGGCGGCGTCGAATGTGCTGTTCCAGACACTGCTCGTCGAGGACGGTGACCCGAGCCATCCCGAGACGGCCGAACGCGATGTCGAATGGATGGCGCGTTGGATCGACATAGCCGCTGCCCTCGGAGCCGAGCGGATGCGGGTCATTGCCGGCAAGCAGAAGCCGACGGAGGAAAACCTAGCTCGCGCTGCCCGCCATCTGAACTGGTTGGCCGACAAGGCGGAAGGCAGCGGTGTGCGCGTCGTTGTCGAGAACTGGTTCGACCTGCTGCCGTCGCCGGTGGAGATGAACTGGCTGCTGGACCGGTTGGACGGCAAGGTCGGGCTCAACGGCGACCTCGGCAATTGGTCGGCACCGGCGAAGTATGAAGGTCTCGCCGATATCATGCGCCGGGCGGAGATCTGCCACGCCAAAGCCGAATATGGCGCCGCCGGTCTCGATGGTGACGATTACCGCAGGTGCCTGGAGATGTGCGAGAGGGCCGGTTACGCCGGGCCTTTCACGCTGATCTATGACTCGCCCTTCTTCCCCGACGAATGGGACGGCATTCTGCTGCAAAAGCAGTTCATCGAGGGTTTCCTGCGCGAGGCGCCGGCGCGAAAGACAGGTTAA
- a CDS encoding amidase, with amino-acid sequence MSKSFGAMSVAQLSVLIQGGAADPVDVAEAVFESIANCGDKTIFTTLLEGRGMEEARASSKRLREGRSLGLLDGIPIAWKDLFDIEGLPTTAGSVVLAADAPASRDAAVVGLLRQAGMVAIGRTNMSEFAFSGLGINPHYGTPVNPRGMDLPRIPGGSSSGAGVAVAAGLVPVAMGTDTGGSVRIPAAFNGIVGYKATRGRHAMEGVYPLAKSLDSLGPLCRSVRDAVWIDAGMRGLTAPGVVERAPPGLELLVPENIVFDAAEAGVVAAFEAALQRLQSAGAQVSRTVIPAFNEIFDLMTRYGPLVTAEAFALHHERLAGPDADRMDQRVVMRTRLGSRTTLPDYIAILEARSRLIADVDRLVGNRLIVFPTVAHVAPPISPLERDDELFFATNNKTLRNTALGNFLDWCGVSIPCGTAEAGMPVGLLLSATAHRDEALLGAALAAEAVIRGDFA; translated from the coding sequence ATGAGCAAATCCTTCGGCGCGATGTCGGTCGCCCAGCTTTCCGTCCTCATTCAAGGCGGCGCCGCCGATCCCGTCGACGTGGCCGAGGCGGTGTTTGAATCCATCGCGAATTGCGGCGACAAGACGATCTTCACCACCTTGCTCGAAGGCCGGGGGATGGAGGAGGCGCGCGCCTCCTCGAAACGTTTGCGGGAAGGGCGCTCGCTCGGTTTGCTGGACGGCATTCCGATCGCCTGGAAGGATCTTTTCGACATTGAAGGGCTGCCGACGACGGCAGGCTCCGTCGTCCTGGCCGCCGACGCGCCCGCCAGCCGCGATGCGGCGGTCGTCGGTCTTCTCAGGCAGGCGGGCATGGTCGCCATAGGCCGCACCAATATGAGCGAATTTGCCTTTTCCGGACTGGGCATCAATCCGCATTACGGCACGCCGGTCAATCCGCGCGGTATGGATCTCCCGCGTATTCCCGGCGGCTCATCCTCCGGCGCCGGTGTCGCGGTCGCGGCCGGGCTGGTGCCGGTCGCGATGGGCACGGATACCGGTGGCTCAGTGCGCATTCCCGCTGCCTTCAACGGGATCGTCGGCTACAAGGCGACACGCGGCCGTCATGCGATGGAGGGCGTCTATCCGCTGGCAAAGAGTCTCGATTCACTGGGACCGCTCTGCCGCAGCGTCAGGGACGCAGTCTGGATCGATGCGGGGATGCGGGGCTTGACGGCGCCCGGCGTCGTCGAGCGTGCGCCGCCGGGGCTGGAGTTGCTTGTGCCCGAAAATATCGTTTTCGACGCAGCGGAAGCGGGTGTCGTCGCCGCGTTCGAGGCGGCGTTGCAACGCCTTCAAAGCGCCGGCGCCCAGGTATCCCGCACCGTCATCCCAGCGTTCAACGAGATTTTCGATCTGATGACGAGATACGGCCCGCTGGTGACAGCGGAGGCATTCGCCCTTCACCACGAGCGCCTGGCGGGACCGGACGCAGACCGCATGGACCAACGCGTCGTCATGCGCACCCGCCTTGGAAGCAGGACGACGCTGCCCGATTATATCGCGATCCTGGAGGCGCGCAGCCGGTTGATCGCCGACGTCGATCGCCTGGTCGGCAACCGCCTCATCGTCTTTCCGACAGTTGCCCATGTCGCTCCGCCGATCAGCCCGCTGGAGCGCGACGATGAGCTCTTCTTCGCCACCAACAACAAGACGCTGCGCAACACAGCGCTCGGCAATTTTCTCGACTGGTGCGGCGTTTCCATTCCCTGCGGCACGGCCGAGGCCGGCATGCCAGTCGGCCTGCTGCTTTCGGCGACCGCCCATCGCGACGAGGCGCTGCTGGGGGCAGCACTCGCCGCCGAAGCAGTGATCCGCGGCGATTTCGCCTGA
- a CDS encoding DUF1810 domain-containing protein, with product MAGDIDYNLDRFIDAQNGVYEQALSELEAGRKTSHWMWFIFPQIAGLGTSAMAEKYAIRSAGEAAAYLAHPILSNRLLRCIEAMLSVDGRSAHEILGSPDDRKLRSSMTLFAAISEHGSPFHQAIERFYQGKFDERTMEILNARD from the coding sequence ATGGCCGGCGATATCGATTACAATCTGGACCGTTTCATCGACGCTCAAAACGGCGTCTACGAGCAGGCGCTTTCGGAGCTGGAGGCCGGACGTAAGACATCTCATTGGATGTGGTTCATCTTCCCGCAGATCGCTGGTCTCGGTACCTCGGCGATGGCGGAAAAATATGCCATCCGCTCGGCCGGCGAAGCCGCCGCCTATCTCGCCCATCCCATTCTCTCAAACCGGCTGCTGCGCTGCATTGAGGCGATGTTATCGGTCGACGGCCGATCGGCGCACGAGATCCTCGGCTCGCCCGATGACCGCAAGCTGCGCTCATCGATGACTTTGTTCGCGGCGATCAGCGAGCACGGCTCGCCCTTCCACCAGGCGATTGAGCGCTTCTATCAGGGAAAATTCGACGAGCGGACGATGGAGATTCTCAACGCCAGGGACTAA
- a CDS encoding TetR/AcrR family transcriptional regulator, whose product MSRTSSAKKSETSNEISAAVSEDRVPPRERIVSTASELFREHGIRGIGVDAIADAALTNKMTLYRHFGSKDELVCETLRRASEKADAIWRDLDAAHPGDPRAQLDAWVEMRAQCLNGEPAGCDLANAAIELKGEGHPAHGMIERHKAEQRDRLAALCSAAGAREAELLADTLTLLLEGARVSRQAMGAAGCCGHFAKACRAAIASFT is encoded by the coding sequence ATGTCAAGGACCTCGTCCGCAAAAAAATCAGAAACTTCGAATGAAATCTCCGCAGCCGTTTCAGAAGATCGCGTCCCTCCGCGGGAGCGCATCGTCTCGACCGCCTCGGAGCTTTTCCGCGAGCACGGCATTCGCGGCATCGGCGTCGATGCCATCGCCGATGCCGCGTTGACCAACAAGATGACGCTTTACCGGCATTTCGGTTCGAAGGACGAGCTCGTCTGCGAGACGCTGCGTCGCGCTTCCGAAAAGGCGGACGCCATCTGGCGCGATCTGGATGCTGCTCATCCTGGCGATCCCCGCGCCCAGCTGGATGCCTGGGTGGAGATGCGGGCGCAATGTCTGAACGGCGAGCCCGCTGGCTGCGATCTCGCCAATGCCGCCATCGAACTCAAGGGGGAAGGCCATCCTGCCCACGGAATGATCGAGCGGCACAAGGCCGAACAGCGCGATCGCCTCGCCGCGCTCTGTTCGGCGGCCGGCGCGCGCGAAGCCGAACTTCTTGCCGATACGCTGACGCTGCTTCTCGAAGGGGCGCGCGTCAGTCGCCAGGCGATGGGGGCTGCCGGCTGTTGCGGTCATTTCGCCAAGGCTTGCAGAGCAGCGATCGCTTCATTCACCTAA
- a CDS encoding winged helix DNA-binding protein yields the protein MADARRQPEIGPIVSSAHLADGALPALSELEFGLILAGNAFDRWMVRCMTGAGEPGCAAIDVLVLHSVAHRQRPKRLGDLCSVLGVEDTHLVIYALKKLEKRGLVKSARAGKEKLIAATEKGIQTCLRYRAVREALLVDSVKGLGLDPAATSAVAATLRALSGHYDQAARAAASL from the coding sequence ATGGCAGATGCGCGCCGACAGCCGGAGATCGGGCCGATCGTCTCCTCCGCCCATCTCGCCGATGGCGCGCTTCCGGCCCTTTCGGAGCTGGAATTCGGCCTCATCCTGGCCGGCAACGCCTTCGATCGCTGGATGGTCCGCTGCATGACGGGGGCGGGCGAGCCCGGATGCGCGGCGATCGACGTGCTGGTGCTGCATTCGGTGGCGCACCGGCAGCGGCCGAAACGGCTCGGCGATCTTTGCAGCGTACTCGGCGTCGAGGATACGCATCTGGTGATTTATGCGCTTAAGAAGCTGGAAAAGCGCGGCCTCGTGAAAAGCGCGCGGGCAGGCAAGGAGAAGCTGATTGCCGCCACCGAGAAGGGTATTCAAACCTGCCTCAGATACCGGGCGGTGCGTGAGGCGCTGCTGGTGGATTCGGTCAAAGGGCTAGGGCTCGATCCGGCGGCGACATCGGCCGTGGCGGCAACGCTCAGAGCGCTTTCTGGCCACTACGATCAAGCAGCAAGGGCCGCCGCCTCTTTATGA